ctattgaACTGTATTATCCCTCAAtcacaataaaaaacaaaaggaagcTAATGAATAGGTTTTTCGTGATTTAAATTCTGAGTTTCATTAACTATTTTAGAGCTATACATCTTTCTATCGATTTCTATACTTATAAGAAATAAGATTaaagtttttaagaaaataaatcgTATTCTCATAgaaaaatatagtattattaataatgttcataaaatcaataaataaatttccttattttaaatttgtgaagaaaaataacaatCTTCTAGAATTGGGCTTGTATATaagatttcttttataataagaataaaaatcttTAATTCTAATAGGTGTGTTGGTGGCTATTAATGAAAGACACAACAAAGTAACTAAAGATAATAGCTCACGTATTTACTTACACTATATTATAGCCTTTTTACTTTCATAAACTCACCGTCAAAGGGGTTGGTTATATGGGGACAACTCAATGAATTATGTCTCAATAATTACAATttcaatcattttaaaaaaaagtcctTTTTCATCTCCTCCCCAATATATTTATGGAAagtattattgaaattttaaaatagacgGCTATTTAATGCCAATAacaaacttttactttttattaatttttaacctatatttttcaaaagtcaGTAAACTTTTATCTgtgttattatgttttatttttatgtgtgaaaattttatctaataaaatagaagaaaattatgTGTGTACAGAAGTGTAGGTTCCCAGCTACCTCTTAGGAGAATAATAAATGTAAGAGCGGCATTAGATCTACACGTCAGGACGGTGCATGAGAATCATAAGAGTATGGGCCAAAGTCAATTCAGGAACAGACTatagatttttcattttctacattttacttttcaaaaataattatttcctattttctaaattttaatttttttaagaaatttttatcttttattttcaggaattgttttatttatttagtcgaaatttatctttgatttttcttctttttagaaaaacctttttagtaaaaaaagttatgttaaatagaatttaagaaaataaatatcaaaatcaattatttaattaaaaacttttataagagaacatttttaaataattttatttattttcattttttatttttcttaaatttttaacaataaatgaCATAATctaaatcattaatatattgataaattgatataaagttgtttaaaacttaattaatagtTTTGAGTTTGAATCTTAGGTATTTTCGTTAACAAAAAGATGAAATCTAAAATCATAGTTTTTAAgaagttttattcaaaataataaaattattgaataatcTTATAACTTTAACCCTGAATTTTACTTTTAGCTTCAAGTGTAAGCAATGTATCAATTTACAagtaaaatactattaaaaagacattgttttttcttgaattttgaaTCTTCATGCActacactaaattaaaaaaaaaaaaaaaacaaaaaattaatatggtTTAACTGGgcctatattttatatttcattaaaattaagtcataattgaaaatgtttttataaaaccaaTGGTGTGAGATAATTCGAATAggttcttataaataaaaaatagttattttaatctGCTTTCACTTAAAATAGagtcaaattatatatatatttgaaaaaaaaaattgttgaatattaaaCCTTGAGGTAATGgagtgttatatatataagatgAAAGTGTAGGAAAGTGGGAACTACTTCTGTGTGGTAATTAAGGTACCTTTTGAAATGGCTTCCTCTGTGACATCCATGTCTTCTTCTACCATCCTCCTCATTACCATCTGCACACTGTCCTCAATTCTGTCACTTCCTTATGCAACAGCATCTGTGGAAGGAAGGACAAGACCCTTTAAGAGGGTTTATGCCTTTGGGGATTCTTTTACTGACACCGGCAACACCAAGAACGCAGAAGGTCCAAGCGGCTTTGGCCATGTCTCAAACTCTCCCTACGGTACCACTTTCTTCAACCATTCCACCAACAGGTACTCAGATGGAAGGCTTGTGATTGACTTCGTGGCCGAAGATCTTTCTCTGCCTTATTTGCCCCCTTATCGTCACCGCAAAGGCAACGACACTTTCGGTGTTAACTTTGCCGTTGCAGGTTCCACAGCCATAAACCACTTGTTCTTTGTGAAGAACAACCTCTCCCTTGACATCACTCCTCAGTCCATCCAAACTCAGATGATATGGTTCAACAGGTACCTGGAAAGCCGGGAATGTGAAGAATCAAAGTGCAAAGACTTCGACGATACTCTATTTTGGTTTGGGGAGATCGGTGTCAACGACTATGCCTACACTCTTGGATCTACCGTCCCAGATGATACCATAAGGAAGCTTGCAATCAGCAGTGTCTCAGGAGCATTACAGGTAATATATATTACAGTGGTTTTGGTTTTCTGATTTTTCGTCTTGATGAAGTAAAGTTGTAATTTGCAGGCATTGCTAGAGAAGGGTGCGAAATACCTAGTCGTGCAGGGTTTACCTCTGACTGGGTGTTTAACATTGTCCATGTATCTGGCTCCTCCAGATGATAGGGATGAGCTTGGGTGTGTGAAAAGTGTGAACAACCAAAGCAACTACCACAACCTTGTGCTGCAAAACAAACTAGAGGAATTTAGGAAACAGTACCCCCAAGCTGTCATACTTTATGCTGATTACTTCAACGCCTACCGGACTGTCATGAAGAATCCGACCAAGTATGGATTCAAAGAAGTGTTCAATGTTTGTTGTGGATCAGGAGAACCACCTTACAACTTCAGTGTGTTTGGCACGTGTGGCACACCTAACGCCACTGCCTGTACAAACCCTTCTCAGTACATAAATTGGGATGGTGTTCATCTCACTGAGGCTATGTATAAAGTAATTTCTAGCATGTTTCTGCAAGGAAACTTCACCCAACCTCCGTTTAATTTTTTGTTGGCAAAAAAAGAGAGGGCGGGGTGAATGGTTCACCCAAGAATAACGTTTGGGATTTGCTTGTCCTAAATGCTTTGATGCATCTGATTATGTATCTATGAGTGAGGGAATATTAGGTTTTATCTGTTTTGCCAGAACTTGTGTCCACTGCATCATATATATGAGAAGTTCAAAGGAGTATATGTTATGTCGTATTTGTATTATCTTCATCTCGGATTCAAATTCTGCTGGTTGGATTAGATATATGCCTTAAgctattaaaaataaaggattGCAGAGAATATATAGTTTCGTTTTatgggtttaaaaaaattaaggagaAGTCAGTGCAGTAAAAATTAGAAACGAGCGTGTGAATTGAGCAGCAATAAATAGGAATGgtgaatggagttaaagatgaAGAATCTAGAATAATGGACCACATACCACTAAATTCATGCAAGTCTATTTGAGGTCTGCACATGCTGCTGCTTCTGGACAGTTATCTCTCCTTCCTTCCTTACCTTTCGGaaagaaatataattgaaaGAGTATGTTAAATAACAATAGGATAGATGttactatttataaaaaatattagaaacgaactaaaaatataagttatcaCATAGTTATCACatatatgttattaaaaaattattgaagaaaagttattaatttttttcaattgaaaaataatcatacaaaaccaaaccaaatcttcctaaaaatttctcaaaaaagtgtttttattaattttttttcacaatcaCTTATATGACAATTTGTGATggatctgttttaaatatacaaatcaataaaataataacataaaccTTCCACAACATTTAAAACCAACCGAAacataagataataataataggacaatgatattttaacaacttttggacaacaggacacgtgtcaccatttgattggtctatttgaatttattctaaaaaaatatttgaaacggaccaatcacaacctgctattgtcaaaaagttataaaaaaagagttgttaaaaagactttttccataataataataataataccaaagTGAAAATGTttcctttaaaattttaatatactgaaaaacgaaaatctaattgcaaaattaaatttgccgataaaaataaaactctaaaattagatttttcaaTTAGTgggaaaattataaaaaaaatacatatcaaTTATTGATTCACTATAATGTCTCATGAGATGATTTtgcttatatataaaaaaaaaaaaaaatcaatgtctCAATTCATTGGtaaaaatttcacaataaaGATATGGTTGATTTGTAAACTTCCCAGGCAAGATTCTGTTTTACAATCTCTAATTCTTTTTTGTCCACTATTTATGGGAAAAcgtttaattatcataaaatgtttttaattcacacaaaattatactaatgattattattaaagCTAAGATAAAAAAGgccaatttcatttaaaaaaaactataaaaaatagctaagttaattttttttaaccacacttaattattattattattattataacaataataatatgaataatagGAAGAATAAGATGAGCAAAAATAacaatgataattaataaaaatactataagtaataattttttcaaaaaatttaacagaACTTCATATTCAGTGTATTTAATGATGTTTGGTAACATTAAACACATAATTACGAATTAGAAGAGTTGGGAAAttgtttaaaacattaattataagtATTACTCTCCACTTCACACAAGAATCGGTCCAAAAATGGTAGTGGATTTCGTCATCATCATATAAAGTACACATCTCACTTTATTATTTAGTAGTTACTAagatttttctttcctctccacTTCACTATCATACCAGAAAAGTATGAAGGGTACTTCATTTTCttgttatatatgtataatttatatatgatattttttttctgcataaatgatatttctattttattttcttctaatgCAAAGTCAGAGAAGTTTAGTAAAGTGGGAAGGCAATTATGATGGTAAAATTAAGATTATGGACagaaataattatgtatatatttatcttatttccatttttatgctcaaatttctaaaaatatctttagtttatataatgtaaaataatttacttttactgtttttttctgttgtatactttcttttatttaaaaaactctTATCTtgttatacaatattttattctccCTTTCAATTATTTAACTCATAGGATATATTAAGttcatttaaatttcaaaaacacaTTTCCTTTTAtacaaaagttatttaattaataaataaaacgaATACAAATATCCTCATTTATATGTCGAAAGTGAAATgagatataaatttattttataattaatatattaatttgtattttaaagaAGGGATACCCAATATAATCAACCTCACAATTATCCTTTTAGCATCCCAAAATCAGTATTAGCTAGCAagtgaatatttcttttttgcCACTaagttttattacaaataaatacaaaaacacTTCAATGAACAATATAATCTTTCATCCATTTGTATGACCATGGCTTGGTTTTCACCAATCATCATGTGATTTTTTGAATCTCaacttttaaattacaattgattatattaagaaaatatataaaaactgaACTTTTAACTCAAAAATAAGATGATAAACACAATAAGATCAGTTGATGCAGTAGTGCAAAAACTGAGTGATGGACAACATAATCAAATAGATTGTTTGGAAgtaaaaatgaccaaattgtaTAAAAAGATGTTTAGCATTTTTGTCTTGAACTAAAATAAGTAGTCGTAGTACATAAGGAAAACAGCATCAGGAGTATATTGGGGAAGATTATTCACAAAGAGATAAAGACGCAACACATCTTCTCTGTTTATGGTTTGCATATCAATCACATCTCTACTACATGTTAGAACCCACAAATCTCCCGAATTAACTCTCTTTAAGCTTCCCCTGCAAAATGGACAAGATTCTGACCTTGTGTTCCTGCATCATAAAGTCAAAACATATACATTAACCATTAAGAATAGGTTAATTTTGAAGGGGAGATGAGGTTATGATTACCAGTCATTGTAACAATTTATACACATAGCATGGCAGCAATTAGGCAAAACCATTTTGGTGGTAGATTCCAAGCAAATGCCACACTCATGCTCTCTCTCCAACTCCTCCTTACTGCTTATCATCTCAGTGTTGTCATCATTTTCTTCACCAATTTTAGCTTCTACCAAATCACCATGAAGTCGTTGGAGTGAAGGTAATATAACACCTGCATTTGTAgattaattaatgaatgaaaCTTAAGCACAAAAGTGGAGAATATTTTGAGTGTTAATCAGAAATATATAGTTTAACttcattcaaattttgattACATGCTGTAATATACTCAGTACTTACTGTAGAACTCCCTTACGGTTGCTTTCCTTCCACTTGAATACATATCTGATTTTCCATTAGTGTGCACCTAAAAACAGAAATATAAATGAGAAAATCGAAGAAAGAAGCCATGAATTCAgcgtagaaaaaaaaaaacaaagggaGAGAGACACAAACCTTATACACAAGCACACGGAAAAGATTAAAATGACTGGAAGGTAGACAGGAGCATGAATAATCCATCCattgaaagaaaaacagaaaaatcgGTGCCAGTTTACTGTATACTAACTTCATTTGAAGGTAATCCTGGCCATTCCCCTTTGGAATGGAAGCTGCCCTGCGAACAATTGAACCGATATCCTCTTTATGCTCAAGCAAATCAACAGAATAggaataaagaaagagagaactTACAGCACATTGGCATGGTGGATATCAGCCTCAAGTGCCTTGAGGGAATCCATGAAAGAGGGTGGTTGGTAATACTGCATTGGTGAAGGTATGAAGTATGATCCTTAGGGTGGAGAATAAATGGAGTCATAGAACAAAGAAAAATGGGATGGAAAATTGTTGGGAGTTGAGCCAGTTGACCAACAAACAGACAGAGAAAAAAAGGCCTTTGAAGACGTCAGTGGCGTTTTCTATCATTCATTAATTCTATTCAACGTTCCCATTTCctatcaaaattcaatttttttttctctacctacaacttttcaattaataaaaatattttaaaataataaacaattgcaAAATATAATGTCTTTTTAAATTCTGTATACAAGCCTTCACCAGTAAACAAGGAGTCCTTCTTTTCAGCAGAAGAATAAATGCAGCAGTTGAACTACCACCCTCATTTTTGTCCCTATATCATAGCTTCTTTGGAACTTTCTCTTTGGATTAAAACAAGATTCTGAAATTGCTGTTTTCCTTTAACACATCAATCTCcactttttaattaacaaaataaatttagatcttaattttaatttttaaaagggttaaatatgtttttagtccctatactttgggatgattttggttttagtcactcttttaaaataagatacaatttagtccttcaactctagaaaactctggttttagctctatttaccaaattttttaaactttatttgcggtttcaaacgcgtttctaagttaacattgaagcaaaaatatgtcaaacagtgtatacaatccaaatgctataaaacttgaaacaataaataaagttaaaaaaatttggtaaaaaggactaaaatcagagttttctaaagttgaaagactaaattgtaccttagtttgaaagagggactaaaaccaaaataatctCAAAGCAttgggactaaaaacatatttaactctttttaaaaagttaatataacaTGACGTGGTACAtttagattttataaatttttaaatacaaatatctGTTAATATAGTTCACACAAAGCATCCTTAACATCTTTTTCACTTCAATAAATTTGGAGGAAagtaattgaatgaatttgaaataatttaaaaataattattttttatttaaataaattcgaaagtaaacaataaatataaaagtaatatcttcaattcactcaaataaaaaaattatctttaaattctCTTGTCATAAATTTCGATTTCtgcaagaatttttttttgtatgttttcaCAAATACCCGTGGCCATCACAAACTTTTCACGAAAAGCCCAACACAGGAAGGCCATGGACACCTGTGGGACCCAAAATCCGAGCCCAGTGCACATACTTACACTCGGCAAGCTCAACCCATACCTCTATTCTGCAATGGCTGTCCCTACAATGTTCCACACTTTTGCGCTACCCTGTCACCTTCGCCTTCCCAAAACCTTCTCATGCGCTTCACCAATGGCTACAACAGCAACGGCATCTCCGCTTGCAATTGGGAGCGATTGCGGCGTTTCAATCAAGGGCCTATTATACCCTGCACTCTCTTATACCAACACGCTTTACTTCAAATCAGCGTACAACGTGCAGATCGTAGTGGGCGATGACGAGCCCGAAGATAGAATCGTTTATCGCTTCAAGAAGGAGGTTCTCAAGGCTGGGGTGCTTCAGGAGTGTAGACGTAGAAGGTTCTTCGAGAACAAACACGACAAGATCAAAAGGAAAGCTCGCCAAGCTTCTAGAAGGAACCGAAAGAGGTTCACCTTTTTACCTCTAACCCCTCACTTTTCTTTTCCtaagaaatcaaattatttacgGTTATCTGCTCTGATGGATGTCGTGCTGTGTCAGGAAGCCGCGGTCGAGAGCTTTGGCAGAAAATAAACACGattctgaaaagaaaaaggatgcCGATGGCGATGACGATACTGGTATTGATAATTGGGAACTGCCTGAGGTAGATATTCCATACACTTGATGTTCATGTACAGGAACAAACggagaagagaaaatatgaCACTCTCTATTAACTACAATGTCAATCCCTCAATCTTAGGTATTTGATTCCTTGTGTTCTACAGGCCTTGTACAGGGAAGGTGACTTTAAATGATAAGTCTTGTATGTATGAAAACTGATTACACCTGTTCTTAGTTGGTATGGAccattttttcaaactttactAGTACCTAACTTGTTTAGATACTGAACGTGTTAGTGAATGATGATCAAGACAAAAGTAtgtataaaatgtaaaattgaaaaaaccaTCTTCTTTGATTTTCAGTTGAGATTGATTTTGAACTAAATATTGTAATAACATGACCTTGAAATTTGAAGTTGAAGTAAAGGTGGAGTGCATGTTTGGATAGAAGTTTTACAACTGAGCACTAAACACAGCCAAAGTTAGTTTTGCAAGCTCCGTCTGTAAAATGAATTTCATCTTAAGTTTGCAAACCTTAATCTAAAAATAGGCTTAATCTTTGAAAAAGGACCTGTAGTGGAGGCGGGTATGGTTTTTAGCGATTATGATAGAgctttttgcatttttttttttatgaatattgtgACTGTTATTAAATTTCTTAGAAACGAATTTGAAGTTGTAGGGATCAAAATTTCTGGTTGGGGAGGAAGAAGGGAGGGAAAGCAGATGGAAAGAATAAGGAGAGGCAAAGAGCCAAATgcaatttcatattatttgatGATAAGTGAGGTAAATTTATACTTAATAGAAGGGAGATTTAACTGTGCATGGAGGCTAACAAAGTGAGCTAACTCCCAAACATGGTGATAACGTAGTTACTAGAAATCACAAATATTTGAATAGCCACTTGACTGTTGGGAGCGTTTGAAGCATGTACATGTGTGATATAGCTTGTATTTGTTTGCACATTAGCAACAGGGGAAAATATATAGAAGCAACAAATACTTACTTCTGGCTATAAAACATGCAGGTTGATATCTCCATCATTAGTTCTCTAAAAGTCGTATTTCGGTTTCTGTATTTATAGTTAAATTTGCAAGcataagaatttttatttttattttttacattcgTGCGGGCTGACCCATGTTATTTCCAGAAtgtgttacattattatatgaACATATGTGATTCTTTAGTAACTCTTATAAAGTTTAGTTGCATCTCTTGTCCATAAATTACAGAAGTGAAACTGTTGTCACATTACACCTTGACCTAAAATTGTAAAACATTGAGTTTATTTCACATCTTTCTTATTTTGCACATTACCTGAAGTAAGGAGTGAAGCTTTCCTGTATAAACAGGAGGCAAGGTTTCTAAGAACGAAGGTTTGtttttagagagaaagagaacaaaGAGACAATTAGACTCACTCTAGTGTTTCACGAAAGTATCTTTCCACCTCttttaagaagagaaaaaaagacaTATATAAAGTTGAAAATTATAAGCAATACTACCAACAACAACAAAGTCGACAAATTATACCCTACTTATTGTGCTTAACACCT
This genomic stretch from Vigna radiata var. radiata cultivar VC1973A chromosome 7, Vradiata_ver6, whole genome shotgun sequence harbors:
- the LOC106768827 gene encoding GDSL esterase/lipase At3g48460 encodes the protein MASSVTSMSSSTILLITICTLSSILSLPYATASVEGRTRPFKRVYAFGDSFTDTGNTKNAEGPSGFGHVSNSPYGTTFFNHSTNRYSDGRLVIDFVAEDLSLPYLPPYRHRKGNDTFGVNFAVAGSTAINHLFFVKNNLSLDITPQSIQTQMIWFNRYLESRECEESKCKDFDDTLFWFGEIGVNDYAYTLGSTVPDDTIRKLAISSVSGALQALLEKGAKYLVVQGLPLTGCLTLSMYLAPPDDRDELGCVKSVNNQSNYHNLVLQNKLEEFRKQYPQAVILYADYFNAYRTVMKNPTKYGFKEVFNVCCGSGEPPYNFSVFGTCGTPNATACTNPSQYINWDGVHLTEAMYKVISSMFLQGNFTQPPFNFLLAKKERAG
- the LOC106768828 gene encoding RING finger protein 141, encoding MQYYQPPSFMDSLKALEADIHHANVLAASIPKGNGQDYLQMKLVYSKLAPIFLFFFQWMDYSCSCLPSSHFNLFRVLVYKVHTNGKSDMYSSGRKATVREFYSVILPSLQRLHGDLVEAKIGEENDDNTEMISSKEELEREHECGICLESTTKMVLPNCCHAMCINCYNDWNTRSESCPFCRGSLKRVNSGDLWVLTCSRDVIDMQTINREDVLRLYLFVNNLPQYTPDAVFLMYYDYLF
- the LOC106768829 gene encoding 30S ribosomal protein S21, chloroplastic, producing MDTCGTQNPSPVHILTLGKLNPYLYSAMAVPTMFHTFALPCHLRLPKTFSCASPMATTATASPLAIGSDCGVSIKGLLYPALSYTNTLYFKSAYNVQIVVGDDEPEDRIVYRFKKEVLKAGVLQECRRRRFFENKHDKIKRKARQASRRNRKRKPRSRALAENKHDSEKKKDADGDDDTGIDNWELPEALYREGDFK